The following are encoded together in the Salvia hispanica cultivar TCC Black 2014 chromosome 6, UniMelb_Shisp_WGS_1.0, whole genome shotgun sequence genome:
- the LOC125196898 gene encoding uncharacterized protein LOC125196898 isoform X1 translates to MLNGTVQPVNNAKERSKQTVRPYQSLWLAHWKQTRGVSTSPNASRNEELDYVARKDGLTKEVEDSSRSASGGMTTKRALDIGDDFIKIGRRSLGNDSNLDDQDADALSKLKSLEESFVESSSHVSAEDFGIITDKYDKGKAAASICYRQRTADMRMLKHGQCFEHRQIDLHCEKKMISISKSEYSSDECLRESISCDHCLSMISRVWFPKMQKSPGVRLFPSQSNSSDEKGTAKCHIDCYSHLKLQKCGHGLGTMRIDSGMEVQGGTLAGFPRFSQTNHDMLMTKKTHVYAFKETDLFGSKRVITNVNGNFSEDLHSVFPFLGHNTQKVPPFQAVSSLKDSEVKENIRDVKASMVTIRNELSAETDSVDMDSLKEERYKKNLQHSASNSTSTTLTKAFNMESNDVSYRKLEQRWMNSELPDINIELPALTGGAASSPPNMSPSSLKTVTLERDELLEHPKVKSHFTLDESPHADAGSRWLKRLKLSSNSSIQGGKSPDYASTTPQERRSKLFYSIPRRIMTRSKPNLSKHRGETSVLSEKIRGFELDADRFIENPNDKAEALLLSHAWIQRLLHNGGRKSKRKSGTEAVLEPEGSKLALEKLEKEQFPSIAAMALMAKVLTCFQQCELQNKGSYTVWNTKTLL, encoded by the exons ATGCTGAATGGAACTGTGCAACCAGTTAATAATGCTAAAGAGAGGAGCAAACAAACTGTCCGACCATACCAATCTCTCTGGCTTGCTCATTGGAAGCAAACACGAGGAGTATCTACTAGTCCCAATGCTTCTCGAAACGAGGAACTTGACTATGTTGCTAGGAAAGATGGTTTAACGAAGGAAGTGGAGGATTCTTCACGGTCTGCCAGCGGAGGAATGACTACGAAAAGAGCACTTGATATCGGTGATGATTTCATTAAAATAGGTAGGAGAAGCTTAGGCAATGACAGTAATCTGGATGATCAAGATGCTGATGCCTTGTCCAAGTTGAAATCCTTGGAGGAAAGTTTTGTCGAGTCATCATCTCATGTTTCGGCAGAAGACTTTGGCATTATAACAGACAAGTATGACAAGGGAAAAGCTGCAGCATCCATTTGTTATAGACAAAGAACTGCTGACATGAGAATGCTGAAGCATGGGCAATGTTTTGAGCACAGGCAAATTGATTTacattgtgaaaaaaaaatgatatccATCTCTAAATCAGAATACAGCTCGGATGAATGTTTGCGAGAGAGCATTTCATGTGATCATTGCTTGTCAATGATCAGCCGGGTCTGGTTTCCGAAGATGCAGAAGAGTCCAGGTGTCAGACTGTTTCCAAGTCAGTCCAATTCTTCAGATGAAAAAGGAACTGCAAAATGCCATATTGATTGTTACTCTCACCTGAAGTTACAGAAATGTGGTCATGGTTTGGGGACAATGAGAATCGATAGTGGCATGGAAGTTCAAGGAGGAACACTTGCTGGTTTTCCAAGGTTTTCTCAAACAAATCATGATATGTTAATGACAAAAAAGACTCATGTCTATGCATTCAAAGAAACTGATCTATTTGGAAGTAAAAGAGTTATTACTAACGTTAATGGAAATTTTTCTGAGGACCTTCATAGCGTATTTCCATTTCTTGGTCATAATACGCAAAAAGTACCACCATTTCAGGCTGTGAGCAGTTTAAAAGATAGTGAAGTGAAAGAAAACATTAGAGATGTGAAGGCTTCTATGGTTACTATAAGGAACGAATTATCAGCAGAGACAGATTCTGTGGATATGGACTCTCTGAAAGAGGAGAGATACAAAAAGAACCTGCAGCATTCTG CTTCAAATTCTACTTCAACCACATTAACTAAG GCCTTCAATATGGAGTCAAATGACGTTTCCTATAGAAAACTTGAACAACGATGGATGAATAGCGAGCTACCCGATATCAACATCGAGCTTCCTGCCTTAACTGGTGGTGCAGCTAGTTCACCACCAAATATGTCCCCAAGTTCGTTAAAGACTGTCACTCTGGAGAGAGACGAGCTACTCGAGCATCCCAAAGTGAAGTCCCATTTCACCCTAGATGAATCTCCACATGCAGATGCTGGCAGCAGATGGCTTAAGCGCCTCAAGCTGAGCTCAAACTCTTCTATTCAAGGTGGAAAGAGCCCAGACTATGCTTCAACCACACCCCAGGAGAGAAGGAGCAAGCTTTTCTACAGCATTCCTAGAAGGATCATGACAAGGTCGAAACCAAATCTAAGCAAGCACCGTGGCGAAACATCAGTTTTGTCGGAGAAGATCAGGGGCTTTGAGTTAGACGCGGACCGGTTCATAGAGAACCCAAACGACAAGGCCGAAGCGCTACTGCTGTCACATGCTTGGATACAAAGATTGCTGCACAATGGAGGGAGAAAAAGCAAGAGAAAATCTGGAACAGAAGCTGTTTTAGAACCAGAGGGTTCAAAATTAGCACTGGAGAAACTCGAAAAGGAGCAGTTTCCGAGCATAGCGGCAATGGCGCTGATGGCGAAGGTGCTCACCTGTTTTCAACAATGTGAGCTCCAGAATAAGGGATCTTACACTGTTTGGAACACAAAGACTTTGTTATGA
- the LOC125196898 gene encoding uncharacterized protein LOC125196898 isoform X2, with translation MTTKRALDIGDDFIKIGRRSLGNDSNLDDQDADALSKLKSLEESFVESSSHVSAEDFGIITDKYDKGKAAASICYRQRTADMRMLKHGQCFEHRQIDLHCEKKMISISKSEYSSDECLRESISCDHCLSMISRVWFPKMQKSPGVRLFPSQSNSSDEKGTAKCHIDCYSHLKLQKCGHGLGTMRIDSGMEVQGGTLAGFPRFSQTNHDMLMTKKTHVYAFKETDLFGSKRVITNVNGNFSEDLHSVFPFLGHNTQKVPPFQAVSSLKDSEVKENIRDVKASMVTIRNELSAETDSVDMDSLKEERYKKNLQHSASNSTSTTLTKAFNMESNDVSYRKLEQRWMNSELPDINIELPALTGGAASSPPNMSPSSLKTVTLERDELLEHPKVKSHFTLDESPHADAGSRWLKRLKLSSNSSIQGGKSPDYASTTPQERRSKLFYSIPRRIMTRSKPNLSKHRGETSVLSEKIRGFELDADRFIENPNDKAEALLLSHAWIQRLLHNGGRKSKRKSGTEAVLEPEGSKLALEKLEKEQFPSIAAMALMAKVLTCFQQCELQNKGSYTVWNTKTLL, from the exons ATGACTACGAAAAGAGCACTTGATATCGGTGATGATTTCATTAAAATAGGTAGGAGAAGCTTAGGCAATGACAGTAATCTGGATGATCAAGATGCTGATGCCTTGTCCAAGTTGAAATCCTTGGAGGAAAGTTTTGTCGAGTCATCATCTCATGTTTCGGCAGAAGACTTTGGCATTATAACAGACAAGTATGACAAGGGAAAAGCTGCAGCATCCATTTGTTATAGACAAAGAACTGCTGACATGAGAATGCTGAAGCATGGGCAATGTTTTGAGCACAGGCAAATTGATTTacattgtgaaaaaaaaatgatatccATCTCTAAATCAGAATACAGCTCGGATGAATGTTTGCGAGAGAGCATTTCATGTGATCATTGCTTGTCAATGATCAGCCGGGTCTGGTTTCCGAAGATGCAGAAGAGTCCAGGTGTCAGACTGTTTCCAAGTCAGTCCAATTCTTCAGATGAAAAAGGAACTGCAAAATGCCATATTGATTGTTACTCTCACCTGAAGTTACAGAAATGTGGTCATGGTTTGGGGACAATGAGAATCGATAGTGGCATGGAAGTTCAAGGAGGAACACTTGCTGGTTTTCCAAGGTTTTCTCAAACAAATCATGATATGTTAATGACAAAAAAGACTCATGTCTATGCATTCAAAGAAACTGATCTATTTGGAAGTAAAAGAGTTATTACTAACGTTAATGGAAATTTTTCTGAGGACCTTCATAGCGTATTTCCATTTCTTGGTCATAATACGCAAAAAGTACCACCATTTCAGGCTGTGAGCAGTTTAAAAGATAGTGAAGTGAAAGAAAACATTAGAGATGTGAAGGCTTCTATGGTTACTATAAGGAACGAATTATCAGCAGAGACAGATTCTGTGGATATGGACTCTCTGAAAGAGGAGAGATACAAAAAGAACCTGCAGCATTCTG CTTCAAATTCTACTTCAACCACATTAACTAAG GCCTTCAATATGGAGTCAAATGACGTTTCCTATAGAAAACTTGAACAACGATGGATGAATAGCGAGCTACCCGATATCAACATCGAGCTTCCTGCCTTAACTGGTGGTGCAGCTAGTTCACCACCAAATATGTCCCCAAGTTCGTTAAAGACTGTCACTCTGGAGAGAGACGAGCTACTCGAGCATCCCAAAGTGAAGTCCCATTTCACCCTAGATGAATCTCCACATGCAGATGCTGGCAGCAGATGGCTTAAGCGCCTCAAGCTGAGCTCAAACTCTTCTATTCAAGGTGGAAAGAGCCCAGACTATGCTTCAACCACACCCCAGGAGAGAAGGAGCAAGCTTTTCTACAGCATTCCTAGAAGGATCATGACAAGGTCGAAACCAAATCTAAGCAAGCACCGTGGCGAAACATCAGTTTTGTCGGAGAAGATCAGGGGCTTTGAGTTAGACGCGGACCGGTTCATAGAGAACCCAAACGACAAGGCCGAAGCGCTACTGCTGTCACATGCTTGGATACAAAGATTGCTGCACAATGGAGGGAGAAAAAGCAAGAGAAAATCTGGAACAGAAGCTGTTTTAGAACCAGAGGGTTCAAAATTAGCACTGGAGAAACTCGAAAAGGAGCAGTTTCCGAGCATAGCGGCAATGGCGCTGATGGCGAAGGTGCTCACCTGTTTTCAACAATGTGAGCTCCAGAATAAGGGATCTTACACTGTTTGGAACACAAAGACTTTGTTATGA